The following proteins come from a genomic window of Gemmatimonadota bacterium:
- the dut gene encoding dUTP diphosphatase: protein MEHYPAGWDLPAYQTSGAAAMDLRNAGRAIRLGSLQRTLVPTGLRIAIPVGYEGQVRPRSGLATKRGLTLPNTPGTIDSDYRGEILVPMVNLDAEPQTIDHGERIAQLLVAPVARFAWDERAELPETKRGDGGFGSTGR, encoded by the coding sequence ATGGAGCACTACCCCGCGGGCTGGGACCTGCCGGCGTACCAGACTTCCGGTGCGGCCGCCATGGACCTGAGGAACGCGGGGCGCGCGATCAGGCTCGGCTCGCTGCAGCGGACGCTGGTGCCGACGGGCCTGCGGATCGCGATCCCGGTCGGCTACGAGGGGCAGGTCCGCCCGCGCTCCGGCCTGGCGACCAAGCGCGGCCTCACGCTCCCCAACACCCCCGGCACCATCGACTCCGACTACCGGGGCGAGATCCTCGTGCCGATGGTCAACCTCGACGCCGAGCCGCAGACCATCGACCACGGCGAGAGGATCGCGCAGTTGCTGGTCGCGCCGGTGGCGCGATTCGCTTGGGATGAGCGCGCGGAGTTGCCGGAGACGAAGCGCGGGGATGGTGGGTTCGGGAGCACGGGGCGGTAG
- a CDS encoding helix-turn-helix transcriptional regulator, with protein MAFRGEQLRVIRLLRNLNQRELADQVALSAASISLYENNQGEPDAEVVDALCDVLHVTPPVFWAETVQLDDSRPNFRSQRATSQRLQNRIRAHVTLLASWVRHIQSTVRLPSYDVPVIRAATPDQIEAAAERCRERWGLGQGPIRQVVRVLENAGVIITEIEDDARQIDAFSTFDGEPRIVALGTAKGSPSRTVASAR; from the coding sequence GTGGCATTCCGTGGCGAACAGCTCCGAGTCATTCGTTTGCTCCGCAACCTGAATCAGCGCGAGCTAGCCGATCAGGTGGCGTTGTCGGCAGCGTCAATCTCGCTGTACGAGAACAATCAGGGTGAGCCCGACGCGGAGGTCGTTGATGCTCTATGCGATGTCCTGCATGTGACCCCTCCGGTCTTCTGGGCCGAGACGGTTCAGCTAGACGATTCGAGGCCCAACTTTCGCAGCCAGCGGGCAACATCGCAGCGCTTGCAGAACCGAATCCGGGCCCACGTTACCCTACTCGCATCGTGGGTTCGGCACATCCAGTCCACGGTGCGCCTACCCTCCTACGACGTGCCCGTCATCCGGGCGGCCACCCCGGACCAAATCGAGGCAGCGGCAGAGCGGTGCCGTGAACGGTGGGGACTCGGACAGGGGCCGATCCGACAGGTTGTCCGTGTTCTTGAGAACGCGGGCGTGATCATCACAGAGATCGAGGACGACGCACGGCAGATCGACGCCTTTTCAACCTTCGATGGCGAGCCACGAATCGTTGCGCTCGGCACCGCGAAAGGGTCACCGTCGAGAACCGTCGCATCAGCGCGATGA